The Nitratidesulfovibrio sp. DNA segment TCAGCCCGTCGTGGTAGAAGACGTACCCGTTGGCGTCGGCCACCACCCGATTCGGCGAGCCGGGGTCCACTTCGCAGTTGGGGCCGCAGGGCAGTTCCCTTGGCGCGGCATCGTAAACGTAACGCGGGTCCAGCGGGCCTTCGCCCGCTTCTTCCAGCGGCACCAGTTCCGCCAGCACCTGTCCCTTCACCACGTTCTGGACGTAGCCGAGGTTGTAGCGGTCGATGTTGCCGGCATCGTCCGCTTTAGGTTTCAGGTGCATGTAGTCGAAGTCGGGCTCGAAATGGTGGCGCAGGTAGTATGGCATGTGGCGCTCTCCGTGGGGCTGTGCCTGCGGCGCCGCGTGGCGTGCCGCGTATCCGGACTGCGGGCGAGGGAAGACCGTGTTCCTGTCGTGGCGTGCCTTGGCCCCGTGGCTGACGGCACCAGGGGGAAGCTAGTCCGGCAGAAGGGCCAGCAAATCTACCTCGTCGCCAAGGATGGGAAAGAACCCGGTGAGTTGCGCGGTTTCCATGGTGTGCACCGCCTCTGCGGTGGGCCGGTACAGCAGCAGGCGGCGGCCCATGGACCGCGCCTTGGTGCTGGCGGCCACCAGCGTGCCCAGGCCCGAGCTGTCCATGAACGACACGGCGCCAAGGTCCAGCACCACGTCGGACACACCCTTTCGGGCGAACAGCCGTTCCAGTTCGTTGCGGACCTCGGTGGCGTTGGCCAGGGTCAGCTCGCCTGTCAGCGCCGCGACAAGGATGTTTCCGTGATCGTCAAGCTCGAGGTGCGCCATTGTTCCTCCGGGATGGCCAATTGCAGGTGCAGGGTGTTGCCGTCGGGGCCGGTGGCACCCGTCACGGCATCGCACAGGCAGGTGATGATGTGCAAGCCCCGTCCTGACGTGGCTTCCGGAGCCACTCCCGACGGGCCAGACGGGCCAGACGGGCCAGACAGGCCAGACAGGCCGGGCGGGGGCAGCGGGCAAGCCGCGCAGCCGCGGCCCCAGTCGGTGACGGCCAGTTCCATGCCCACGCGCGGGGTCACCGTCAGGCGCACCCGCAACGGGCCGGGTTGCCCTTCCGGGTAGGCATGGCGCACCACGTTGGCGCATGCCTCCGCCGTGACCAGTTCCAGCGGGTGCACCAGTGTGGGCGTGGCCAGGTAGGCGGCCATGGTAGCGGCGATGCCGCGCACGAAGGGGCGGTAGGTTTCGCGCAGGGCGGTGGTGGTGAATTCGTAATCGTGCATGGTGCGCTTCCGTTCAATCGGTCCCGGAGGGTTCGTCCAGATTCACCAGTTGGCCGATGATGGGACCGTCGCGGCGAATCCACAGGGCGGTCACGTCGTCGCGGAAGGGCGGCATGCCGCCCGCCGCATCGTGCAAGGCCGATTCCATGGTGGCCAGCACCTCGCGGCCCGCGCGCAGGCAGGGTTCGGTCAGTTCCAGAAACCGTTCGGGGCCAAGGCGGGCACCGCTGCCCACCGTCCAGTCGTGCAGCCCGTCGGTGAACAGCAGCAATTGGCTGCCGGGTGGAAAGGGGCGCAGTTCGGCAGCGAAGTCGGCATTGAAGAACCCCAGCAGCGGCGCATTGGAAGTCAGGCGGGCCACCTGCCCGTCGTCACCGCGCAGCAGGGCGGGGCAATGCCCGGCATTGACGTATTCCAGCGTGCCCGCGTCGAAGTCGATGTCGCCCGCGAACAGGGTGACGAAGTCCGGCTCGCCGCCAATGATGTCCACCAGGTGCCGGTTGATGCGTCGCACGGTTTCGGGCAGGGGCTGAGGCGGCATGCCGTCGTTCTGGGCGCGTACCAGGGTGCGCACGATGCTCATGAGAAAGGCGGCGCGGGCACCGTGGCCGGACACGTCGGCGATGACCACCCGCAGCACCGGACCGTCGGCGCCATGCGGGACATGCCGGACCGGGGAAGCCTGCTGCCCCACATGCTGCCCTGCTGGGGAAGGCTGTGTCGGGGGCGCGGAGGGGGGGGCAGCGACCGGAGCGCGCGGCGGCAGCAGGAAGTAGTCGAAATAGTCGCCGCTGGCATCGCCAGAGGGGCGATACAGGCTTTCCACGTGCAGGCCCGGCAGATACGGCGAGGACGAAGGCAGCAGGCGCATCTGCAATTCGGCCACGCGGGCCATCTCGCGGGTCAGCCGGTCGGAATAGGCGCGCAGGCGGCGGGCCATGCGGGCCTGCCGGGCGCCCACGGACACGCGGGCGTCCAGTTCCAGCGGTTCCAGCGGCAGGCGCAGGGCGTCGTTGGCGCCCATGGCCAGGGCATCGGCCCGCAGGGCATGGTCTTCCGGCTCGGTGAGCACGATGAGGAACACGTCCTCGTCACCGCGTACGGAGCGGATGGCCCGCACCAAGTCAAGCACGGCTCGGTGGCCGCCCGTGTGCCCGGCAGCTGTCGATGCGGGCGCCGACGGCGGGGGCACGGGGTC contains these protein-coding regions:
- a CDS encoding STAS domain-containing protein, whose product is MAHLELDDHGNILVAALTGELTLANATEVRNELERLFARKGVSDVVLDLGAVSFMDSSGLGTLVAASTKARSMGRRLLLYRPTAEAVHTMETAQLTGFFPILGDEVDLLALLPD
- a CDS encoding ATP-binding protein, whose amino-acid sequence is MHDYEFTTTALRETYRPFVRGIAATMAAYLATPTLVHPLELVTAEACANVVRHAYPEGQPGPLRVRLTVTPRVGMELAVTDWGRGCAACPLPPPGLSGLSGPSGPSGPSGVAPEATSGRGLHIITCLCDAVTGATGPDGNTLHLQLAIPEEQWRTSSLTITETSLSRR
- a CDS encoding fused response regulator/phosphatase, translating into MAADDITLLIAAPSPLTREALRRLPGTGRTVLRAATLAEALDMHAARRPHVVIIDAALPDPALPDPAHTPPPLAAPPPPPYDPVPPPSAPASTAAGHTGGHRAVLDLVRAIRSVRGDEDVFLIVLTEPEDHALRADALAMGANDALRLPLEPLELDARVSVGARQARMARRLRAYSDRLTREMARVAELQMRLLPSSSPYLPGLHVESLYRPSGDASGDYFDYFLLPPRAPVAAPPSAPPTQPSPAGQHVGQQASPVRHVPHGADGPVLRVVIADVSGHGARAAFLMSIVRTLVRAQNDGMPPQPLPETVRRINRHLVDIIGGEPDFVTLFAGDIDFDAGTLEYVNAGHCPALLRGDDGQVARLTSNAPLLGFFNADFAAELRPFPPGSQLLLFTDGLHDWTVGSGARLGPERFLELTEPCLRAGREVLATMESALHDAAGGMPPFRDDVTALWIRRDGPIIGQLVNLDEPSGTD